The following are encoded together in the Zingiber officinale cultivar Zhangliang chromosome 8A, Zo_v1.1, whole genome shotgun sequence genome:
- the LOC122009290 gene encoding uncharacterized protein LOC122009290: protein MDPLDSPRLAARSRYDPHPPPPHHLVDPNYYSHQSHHHHHHHHHVSFPSSTPSPQPYPSHHARSLRHEHETRLPVVDGGGGGGRLRVPYQIDPFSQLPLRFPDRSPLPEDRYPSLRPHLMGNGENFVRDSPESRVFNDDRFRVVVDESQDLLRLRWEDEERRHHVACSRANLYRDELAVDLERRKRPRWLEDTDLEEHLGGPSKKHLRVWDKEIDHPHRILLPNPSTIPPCASSPRAPRDFVAIDGKREADSVAEWRYLLPPMKSYSDIDREDSTGERPLHMPFYSDRNRDIGRDREDTRELGPILERHLRSPFPTMRSHGNSYSHINRQFETTSDVYDAPTTRTVYSCEENYFGDNRGKRKPSNKENDQIIIWSPEKQIAMRPSATFFNRGKEQIIVSTSSKQPAKRPSALSRLQSGVSVWSRLQEKPLFHTSPFDLVSQPTTSVKHQLEVITPNFSLKSSSLVGDASSPRSALLNYDGKGQERSTPKRLVKKKLARKGEEFAIPVDSGSLVLEAKDGISKMLTLNSSQKKLDDPEASDNQGSSSIKDVNNDSRQNSSRRAISTVTMDENKGQELMDEKVREEEETLHSVIGGSVKETNCIVEKQEIELATCVNVGSCHSKLVDTETAKQSVLTDPSRCDEEEKGKQFIEVGQTLDQNCANALLDIGDLNTGSSSPINHVSLEGKLDDETEQLSSALQAQNTIDENHDSQNFEGSDDNKKVGGLDKEFVTFSSEYSSSPLRKSEQLVMPVCHMTSSLTSHSIFGDNLKMKQHTIGNQHIEVDVDAKELKEISGGNSTMSDVYLCMEIQNHLVNFPPQFMDTASDGYLPDITTDEKDACLASHANVKSPQSDNLKPREEDLVDSSIFMCEVQDALPCVAPERLHSGLADRYGCSEDGLIKDICDQDQKVITEDKYLLAFRESLAPEVEGAQNISCKPMFEKETNLLSDDTAKQKSMESKAVNGQEHLNQKTMPTVGLPKDTPIRANSVNCSKESTQSHLSLRHKTWHRKDAPSSISQVILRSQKGGSLSKLSPRKLGKIHNSYVRKGNSLIRKSASQPSQSLGSTRKLNKGITEKNIVYGSHGCANNILARSNPSFESKLSTEPTQPSQYLGSTRKLTKDIMEKSMNSRNNILYCPSTTFERPKTPPLPLAAKLSDSTFVYSSEAPHGLPENSVAEATTDVQDNPLILPSGGINDQNDTSDKICEPLGKSVIYVKHRSNQLVAASGHKVNDSVNSSLDKSPPLISSASSDYYYRKNKNQLIRNVYSSEGQSNVVLLPGNGNMSGQKVSVSTVNGVTSTLPKKKLNKAQDKRHKYSSFSHVWTLSGKRPSKKSISSLPRIKVLPYLFPWKRATLLQSLKMQFAKKKDTLYTQRTDGFFLKKSGVSRLGRSSLKWSRSMQRRSKVVNKEAELAVAEVEKKNREQNNLFSISGLKHSINSVLNEQSCANDQGIRNYSVSSVPQKLLGGNNERYIRIGNGNQLVRDPKKLTRILASEKVRWSLHTARLRLAKKNQYCQFFTRFGKCNKKGGKCPYIHDPSKVAICTKFLNGSCSNMDCKLAHKIIPERMPDCSYFLQGLCTNTSCSYRHVNVNPNASVCEGFLKGYCVDGDECCKKHSYVCPIYQATGKCLQGSKCKLHHPKTKNKTKKRKDTVVQGNTWGRYFGSDISLVGEPLVVSLDKKVVKKANDLFCNGQFTEFIALAADEIDDEASFMVSEDDTPPSHFESGNDALQNNDLDALIKPIRIMRKDYPPLPASTNGS from the exons ATGGATCCGCTGGATTCCCCGCGCCTCGCCGCCAGATCCAGGTACGATCCGCACCCTCCGCCGCCTCACCACTTGGTGGATCCCAATTACTACTCTCATCAatcccaccaccaccaccaccaccaccaccatgttTCCTTCCCCTCGTCCACACCCTCGCCGCAGCCCTATCCTAGCCATCACGCCCGATCTCTCCGCCACGAGCACGAAACCCGCCTACCCGTCgtcgacggcggcggcggcggcggccgccTTCGAGTCCCTTATCAAATAGATCCGTTCTCGCAGCTGCCGCTTAGATTCCCTGACCGCTCGCCCCTTCCCGAAGATCGCTACCCTTCTCTCCGGCCGCATCTCATGGGCAACGGAGAGAATTTCGTGCGAGATTCCCCGGAAAGTCGTGTTTTTAATGACGATAGATTTAGGGTGGTCGTCGACGAGAGCCAAGATTTGCTTCGGTTGAGGTGGGAGGATGAGGAAAGGCGGCATCATGTGGCTTGTTCCCGTGCAAATCTTTATAGGGATGAACTTGCTGTAGATTTGGAAAGAAGGAAGAGACCTCGATGGTTGGAAGACACTGATCTGGAGGAGCACTTGGGAGGTCCAAGTAAGAAGCATCTTAGGGTTTGGGACAAAGAGATCGACCATCCTCACCGTATCTTGCTTCCCAATCCTTCTACAATTCCACCGTGCGCCTCTTCCCCTAGGGCTCCACGGGACTTTGTTGCCATAGATGGAAAGAGGGAAGCTGATTCTGTAGCTGAATGGCGGTATTTGCTGCCACCGATGAAATCTTACTCTGATATAGATAGAGAGGATAGCACAGGAGAAAGACCACTGCATATGCCTTTTTATTCGGATAGGAATAGGGATATAGGTAGAGATAGAGAGGATACGAGAGAACTTGGTCCTATTTTGGAGCGGCATCTTAGGTCACCATTTCCCACAATGCGATCTCATGGCAATTCTTATTCTCACATAAACAGGCAATTTGAAACCACTTCAGATGTATATGATGCGCCCACCACACGCACAGTCTATTCCTGTGAGGAAAATTACTTTGGAGACAACAGAGGTAAGAGAAAGCCCTCCAACAAGGAGAATGACCAAATCATAATATGGTCACCAGAGAAACAAATTGCAATGAGGCCCAGTGCTACGTTCTTCAATAGAGGGAAGGAGCAAATTATAGTATCAACATCCAGTAAGCAACCAGCAAAGAGGCCTAGTGCTCTATCTAGGTTACAATCTGGGGTATCTGTCTGGAGCAGACTACAGGAGAAACCGTTGTTTCACACTTCACCTTTTGACTTAGTTTCTCAGCCCACTACTTCTGTAAAGCATCAATTAGAAGTAATCACACCTAATTTCTCACTAAAATCAAGTAGTTTGGTTGGTGATGCATCTTCTCCGAGATCAGCCTTACTTAATTATGATGGAAAAGGTCAGGAGCGGTCGACACCTAAAAGGCTAGTGAAAAAGAAGTTGGCAAGGAAGGGAGAGGAATTTGCTATTCCTGTTGATTCTGGTTCATTGGTTCTTGAGGCAAAGGATGGAATCTCTAAGATGCTCACACTGAACAGTTCTCAGAAAAAGCTAGATGATCCAGAAGCTTCAGATAATCAGGGAAGTTCCTCTATTAAAGATGTAAATAATGACAGCCGTCAGAATTCTTCAAGGAGGGCTATTAGCACTGTGACAATGGATGAGAACAAAGGGCAAGAGTTGATGGATGAGAAagtaagggaagaagaagaaactttaCATTCTGTTATTGGTGGAAGTGTCAAAGAAACAAACTGTATCGTAGAAAAACAGGAAATTGAACTTGCTACTTGTGTTAATGTAGGGTCTTGTCACTCAAAATTGGTAGACACAGAGACTGCAAAGCAGAGTGTTTTGACTGATCCATCTAGGTGTGATGAAGAGGAAAAGGGAAAGCAATTTATTGAAGTTGGTCAAACTCTTGATCAAAACTGTGCCAATGCATTACTGGATATTGGAGATTTAAACACTGGCAGTTCAAGTCCCATCAATCATGTCAGTCTTGAGGGTAAACTAGATGATGAAACTGAGCAATTGTCATCAGCTCTCCAGGCTCAGAACACCATAGATGAGAATCATGATAGTCAAAATTTTGAGGGGTCAGATGACAATAAGAAAGTGGGAGGCCTTGACAAAGAATTTGTTACATTTTCCAGTGAGTATTCTTCATCACCACTGAGAAAGAGTGAGCAGTTAGTCATGCCAGTTTGCCATATGACCTCCTCTTTAACCAGTCATAGCATCTTTGGTGACAACTTAAAAATGAAACAGCATACTATTGGCAACCAGCACATAGAGGTTGATGTTGATGCAAAAGAGCTCAAGGAAATTAGTGGAGGTAACTCCACAATGAGTGATGTTTATTTGTGCATGGAAATACAAAATCATTTAGTCAACTTTCCTCCACAGTTCATGGATACAGCTTCAGATGGATACCTTCCAGATATTACCACAGATGAGAAAGATGCCTGCCTTGCCTCACATGCTAATGTCAAATCACCTCAATCTGATAACTTGAAACCTAGGGAGGAAGATTTAGTAGATTCATCCATTTTCATGTGTGAAGTTCAAGATGCTTTACCTTGTGTAGCTCCAGAACGGTTGCATTCAGGGTTGGCCGATAGATATGGTTGCAGTGAAGATGGTTTGATTAAAGATATTTGTGACCAAGATCAGAAAGTTATCACAGAAGACAAATATTTGTTGGCTTTCAGAGAATCCTTGGCACCAGAAGTTGAAGGTGCTCAGAACATTAGTTGTAAACCTATGTTTGAGAAAGAAACTAACTTATTATCAGATGATACTGCGAAACAAAAATCCATGGAATCAAAAGCTGTGAATGGACAAGAACATTTGAACCAGAAGACAATGCCAACTGTTGGACTTCCAAAAGATACTCCAATTCGAGCTAACTCAGTTAATTGTTCCAAGGAATCAACTCAATCACACTTGAGTTTGAGACACAAGACTTGGCATCGAAAGGATGCTCCCTCTTCAATTTCTCAGGTGATTCTACGATCTCAAAAAGGTGGTTCATTGTCAAAACTATCCCCAAGGAAGCTTGGAAAGATTCATAATTCTTATGTTCGTAAAGGTAACAGTCTTATTAGGAAATCAGCTTCTCAGCCATCACAGTCTCTGGGAAgtacgagaaaattaaacaaaggtATCACAGAGAAAAACATTGTTTATGGAAGTCATGGTTGTGCAAACAATATTCTTGCTCGCTCTAATCCTTCTTTTGAGAGCAAACTGTCTACAGAACCTACACAGCCATCACAGTATTTGGGAAGTACAAGAAAATTGACTAAAGATATCATGGAGAAAAGCATGAATTCTAGGAACAATATTCTGTACTGCCCTAGTACTACTTTCGAGAGACCAAAAACACCTCCTTTGCCTCTTGCTGCAAAATTATCAGATTCCACCTTTGTTTATTCGTCTGAAGCTCCTCATGGCTTGCCAGAGAATTCTGTTGCTGAAGCTACAACTGATGTTCAGGATAATCCACTCATTCTGCCTTCTGGTGGTATCAATGATCAGAATGACACAAGTGATAAAATATGCGAACCTTTGGGTAAGAGTGTGATATATGTGAAACACAGGTCCAATCAGTTGGTTGCTGCTTCAGGGCATAAAGTCAATGATTCAGTTAATTCTTCTTTGGATAAGAGTCCGCCATTAATTTCCTCAGCTTCATCTGATTATTACTATAGGAAAAACAAGAACCAACTTATAAGGAATGTCTATTCTTCAGAAGGTCAAAGTAATGTTGTGCTTCTTCCCGGAAATGGAAACATGAGTGGGCAGAAGGTTTCTGTATCTACTGTAAATGGTGTAACTTCTACTCTACCCAAGAAAAAATTGAACAAAG CTCAAGACAAACGACATAAGTACTCCAGCTTTTCTCATGTTTGGACATTGAGTGGAAAACGACCATCTAAAAAGAGCATCTCATCATTACCTCGTATAAAGGTTCTTCCCTACCTATTTCCATGGAAGAGAGCTACATTGCTACAAAG TTTGAAAATGCAATTTGCAAAGAAAAAGGATACACTCTACACACAGCGAACTGATGGGTTTTTTCTGAAGAAGTCTGGGGTATCACGTCTTGGTAGATCTAGTTTGAAATGGTCAAGGTCCATGCAAAGACGCTCAAAAGTAGTCAATAAG GAGGCTGAATTGGCAGTTGCTGAAGTTGAGAAGAAGAACAGAGAACAAAACAATCTTTTCTCCATTTCTGGCCTTAAACATAGTATAAATTCCGTACTTA ATGAGCAGTCATGTGCTAATGATCAGGGAATCAGAAACTACAGTGTATCTTCGGTTCCACAGAAATTATTGGGAGGCAATAACGA GAGATATATTCGGATAGGTAATGGTAACCAGCTTGTCAGAGATCCAAAGAAACTTACTCGCATCTTGGCCAGTGAAAAAGTTAGATGGAGTTTGCACACCGCCAGATTGCGCTTGGCAAAGAAGAATCAATACTGCCAATTCTTTACTCGGTTCGGCAAGTGCAATAAAAAGGGAGGGAAGTGCCCATACATTCATGACCCATCTAAAGTTGCCATTTGCACCAAATTTCTTAATGGTTCATGTTCAAATATGGACTGCAAGCTTGCTCACAAG ATCATTCCAGAAAGAATGCCAGATTGCTCCTACTTCCTACAAG GTTTATGCACCAATACAAGTTGCTCTTATCGGCACGTAAATGTCAACCCCAATGCCTCTGTCTGTGAAGGCTTTCTTAAGGGATACTGTGTTGATGGTGATGAG TGCTGTAAGAAACACAGTTATGTGTGCCCCATCTATCAAGCGACAGGCAAATGTCTACAAGGATCCAAGTGCAAGCTTCATCACCCAAAAACCAAAAACAAGACAAAGAAGAGGAAAGACACCGTGGTACAAGGCAACACCTGGGGGCGTTACTTCGGTTCTGACATTAGCTTGGTTGGCGAGCCATTGGTAGTTTCTTTAGATAAAAAAGTTGTAAAGAAGGCCAATGACCTATTCTGCAATGGTCAGTTTACTGAGTTCATTGCCCTTGCCGCTGATGAAATTGACGATGAAGCAAGTTTCATGGTCTCCGAGGATGATACACCTCCATCCCACTTTGAATCAGGCAATGATGCTTTGCAGAACAATGACCTTGATGCTTTAATCAAGCCGATTCGAATCATGAGAAAGGATTATCCACCACTACCAGCCTCCACAAATGGCTCATAA
- the LOC122009291 gene encoding membrin-11-like translates to MEAGGSGGGGGTLSEIYHSAQRLLLRATGGLERLERLDSSSPSSYSSYASSSSLVPSVEDPGELATEIRRDIAQIRSLCAEMKHLWRSVPSRGQRDLWKRKVEVVAEKVDSLKESLDKQLFRQQNRMLELEDRERAEFPGGANSGSAHVLRIFDEEAQAMQSARNSSMMLEEAYTTGVAVLSKYADQRDLLKRAQRKALDILNTVGLSNTVLKLIERRHSIDKWITYSGMGISFMVALAFVWSLH, encoded by the exons ATGGAAGCAGGCGGCAGCGGAGGCGGCGGAGGAACCCTATCGGAGATCTACCACAGCGCGCAGCGGTTGCTCCTCCGCGCCACGGGTGGGCTGGAGCGCCTTGAACGTCTGGATTCGTCGTCGCCATCCTCCTACTCCTCGTATGCTTCGTCGTCGTCCTTGGTGCCTTCGGTCGAGGATCCGGGGGAGCTTGCGACAGAAATAAGGAGAGACATCGCCCAGATCCGATCCCTCTGCGCCGAGATGAAACACCTCTGGCGTTCGGTTCCCTCCAGAGGCCAGCGTGACCTTTGGAAGAG AAAAGTAGAAGTGGTAGCAGAAAAAGTTGATTCACTAAAAGAAAGTCTCGATAAGCAATTGTTCCGGCAACAGAATAGAATGCTTGAACTTGAAGACAGGGAACGGGCAGAATTCCCAGGAGGAGCT AACAGTGGCTCTGCACATGTTCTGAGAATATTTGATGAGGAAGCACAAGCAATGCAATCAGCTCGAAATTCATCGATGATGCTGGAAGAAGCTTACACAACTGGAGTGGCGGTTCTGTCCAAGTATGCCGATCAACGGGATCTCTTGAAG AGAGCCCAAAGGAAGGCTCTGGACATCCTTAATACCGTTGGCCTATCAAATACTGTGTTGAAGCTAATCGAGCGACGCCATAGCATAGACAAGTGGATTACTTATTCTGGCATGGGGATATCATTCATGGTGGCACTTGCATTCGTGTGGTCGCTTCACTGA